From Toxorhynchites rutilus septentrionalis strain SRP chromosome 2, ASM2978413v1, whole genome shotgun sequence, a single genomic window includes:
- the LOC129764221 gene encoding uncharacterized protein LOC129764221 has translation MDVATFGSTSSPASAQFVKNKNAVEFADRFPRAVESIVKNHYVDDFLDSFENEEEAVRVSQETSFIHLHGGFQLRNWLSNSAELLKEMKEEGPNDSKSFCLNSAEGTDRVLGMLWLTVNDELRFFMKMKDEIQLVIDKGERPTKRQLLKCLMGVFDPLGLLSVFLIHGKILLQDVWRAGLLWDEKVPEDIFDRWTRWTELFPEIEDLRISLCYFTRATADTYKALQLHIFVDASEAAFSAVAYFRTAKFESEAECSLVAAKTKVAPLKPLSIPRLELQAAVLGSRLMTTVLESHTVEVKRCVLWSDSATVLAWLRADHRRYKQYVACRVGELLSITEVAQWRWVPSKLNPADAATKWGKNPCPGTGDVWFKGPEFLQQPEENWPKQTTTSIPPEEELRPCYIIQQSLVPEAIVEFTRFSK, from the coding sequence ATGGACGTCGCCACCTTCGGTTCTACCAGTTCGCCAGCATCGGCACAGTTTGTGAAAAACAAGAATGCCGTTGAGTTCGCTGACCGTTTCCCTCGAGCTGTCGAAAGTATAGTGAAGAATCACTACGTTGACGACTTTCTCGACAGCTTCGAAAACGAAGAAGAAGCGGTGCGCGTGTCCCAGGAGACCAGCTTTATCCACCTACATGGAGGCTTTCAGCTTCGAAACTGGCTGTCGAACAGTGCTGAGTTGTTGAAGGAGATGAAGGAGGAAGGTCCGAATGATAGTAAAAGTTTCTGTTTAAACTCAGCGGAAGGGACTGATCGAGTGCTGGGAATGTTGTGGCTGACAGTGAATGACGAATTACGATTCTTTATGAAAATGAAGGACGAGATCCAGCTTGTGATCGACAAAGGAGAACGCCCAACAAAACGGCAACTTCTGAAATGCCTGATGGGAGTCTTCGATCCACTAGGACTTCTGAGTGTGTTCCTGATTCACGGCAAGATTTTGCTCCAAGACGTATGGCGAGCCGGCTTGTTGTGGGACGAGAAAGTACCGGAAGACATCTTCGACCGATGGACCAGGTGGACAGAGTTGTTTCCGGAGATTGAAGACCTACGGATCTCACTGTGCTACTTCACCAGAGCGACTGCAGACACCTACAAAGCTCTTCAACTTCACATCTTCGTCGACGCGAGTGAAGCCGCGTTTTCCGCCGTAGCCTACTTCAGAACGGCCAAATTTGAGAGTGAAGCTGAGTGCTCGTTGGTTGCTGCAAAAACAAAGGTTGCGCCACTGAAACCGCTCTCGATTCCGCGTTTGGAGCTGCAAGCAGCGGTCTTGGGGAGCCGTTTAATGACAACCGTCTTGGAGAGTCACACCGTTGAAGTGAAGCGATGCGTTCTCTGGAGTGATTCCGCAACGGTACTGGCCTGGTTACGGGCCGATCATCGTCGTTATAAGCAATATGTGGCGTGTCGCGTTGGAGAACTGCTATCAATAACTGAGGTTGCACAGTGGCGCTGGGTCCCCAGTAAATTAAATCCCGCGGATGCGGCTACGAAATGGGGCAAGAATCCGTGTCCTGGAACTGGTGACGTCTGGTTTAAAGGCCCGGAATTCCTTCAACAACCCGAGGAGAACTGGCCCAAGCAAACAACAACTTCTATTCCTCCAGAAGAGGAGCTCCGACCATGCTACATAATACAACAATCGCTTGTCCCTGAAGCTATCGTGGAGTTTACCCGCTTCTCCAAATGA
- the LOC129764216 gene encoding uncharacterized protein LOC129764216: protein MLYLTQDELKKAKNTLMKMVQWQAYPEEMVTLSRGQAELAKSSNLYQNSPTVDEYGVLRIDGRIGAASHIRFDTRYPVILPRKHFVTELIVDHFHRAFGHAYFETVVNEIRQFYHISRLRTVVKQIAAACQWCKLMKAKPTVPRMAPLPVARLASFTRPFTHTGIDLFGPLFVKVGRSAVKRWVCLFTCLTTRAVHVEVAYSLCTPSTVKCITRFVNRRGSPAEICTDNGTNFTGADRLLRKMIDKINVELAETFTNTNTKWVFIPPSAPHMGGSWERMVRSIKTAMETAYCNDRKLDDEGLVTLVVAAEAIVNSRPLTYLPLDADEGEALTPNHFLLGSSNGVHQPTTEFSGSSLVVKSSWYQIQHQLDIFWKRWIREYLPTLTKRTKWFGETKPLAIGNLVLIVEETRRNGWVRGRVLEVVAGKDGRVRQAVVQTARGILRRPVSKLAVLEVETGAKTDSGGQCYGREDVADGNPAPQHPFRVDEVTKSDR from the coding sequence ATGTTGTATCTAACACAAGACGAATTGAAGAAAGCGAAGAACACACTGATGAAGATGGTGCAGTGGCAAGCATATCCGGAAGAGATGGTCACATTGTCGAGGGGACAAGCGGAACTAGCGAAGTCAAGTAATCTGTATCAGAACTCTCCAACAGTGGATGAATACGGGGTGCTACGGATTGACGGAAGAATTGGCGCTGCTTCGCACATTCGATTCGACACTAGGTATCCGGTAATCCTCCCAAGGAAACATTTTGTTACCGAGCTGATCGTAGATCACTTCCATCGTGCTTTCGGTCACGCTTATTTTGAAACCGTGGTGAATGAAATCCGGCAATTCTATCACATCTCTCGACTGCGGACAGTTGTGAAGCAGATTGCTGCTGCGTGTCAGTGGTGCAAATTGATGAAGGCGAAACCGACTGTTCCACGAATGGCACCACTCCCAGTGGCTCGATTAGCATCGTTCACACGACCATTTACTCACACCGGTATTGATTTGTTCGGACCGCTGTTTGTGAAAGTTGGAAGAAGCGCAGTTAAACGTTGGGTTTGCTTGTTCACTTGCTTGACTACCCGTGCAGTTCATGTTGAGGTTGCCTACAGCCTTTGTACGCCATCCACTGTGAAATGCATCACACGCTTCGTTAATCGTCGCGGCTCACCGGCAGAGATTTGCACAGACAACGGCACGAACTTTACGGGCGCCGATCGACTGCTCAGGAAAATGATTGACAAAATAAATGTGGAATTGGCAGAAACGTTCACGAACACGAATACAAAGTGGGTCTTCATACCTCCATCGGCACCCCACATGGGCGGATCCTGGGAAAGGATGGTGAGATCGATTAAGACAGCTATGGAGACTGCGTACTGCAACGACCGGAAGCTGGATGATGAGGGTTTGGTTACGCTGGTTGTCGCGGCCGAGGCTATTGTTAACAGCCGACCGCTCACATATTTGCCCTTGGATGCAGACGAAGGAGAGGCTCTCACGCCAAACCACTTCCTCCTGGGAAGTTCCAACGGAGTACACCAGCCGACAACAGAATTTTCTGGTTCTTCGCTGGTGGTCAAAAGCTCCTGGTATCAGATTCAACACCAACTGGATATTTTTTGGAAGCGTTGGATCCGGGAATACCTCCCTACGTTGACCAAACGAACGAAATGGTTTGGCGAAACGAAACCTTTAGCCATAGGAAATCTGGTTCTTATAGTGGAGGAGACAAGAAGGAATGGATGGGTGCGTGGACGTGTCCTGGAGGTTGTAGCTGGAAAGGACGGAAGAGTCCGGCAAGCTGTAGTTCAGACTGCGAGAGGGATTCTGCGTAGGCCAGTATCAAAGTTGGCAGTGTTGGAGGTTGAGACTGGTGCTAAAACTGACTCCGGTGGCCAGTGTTACGGGAGGGAGGATGTTGCGGATGGGAACCCTGCTCCGCAGCACCCGTTTCGGGTCGATGAGGTAACGAAAAGTGACAGATGA